The Achromobacter pestifer genome includes a region encoding these proteins:
- a CDS encoding TetR/AcrR family transcriptional regulator has protein sequence MLHFALWGAVLAIRFISEGRILNPSTPSRGRPTDPTLEPRVFAATRALYKELGWTGLTMDGVARAAKVGKAALYKRWPNKGALIADALDDMSRTFPDFTNTGSLRGDLLALSVETLRFYAQGNGLIIARFRIEAKLFPEVLGKAVADWERRDRECGRKIILQAMERNEIPRSVSPALILDLVAGALLNHFMYTPDDKMKMLQKNCVSYAETIVDFVLRGVGYRAVLPENNPPGNASRKA, from the coding sequence ATGCTCCATTTTGCTTTGTGGGGAGCCGTGCTCGCCATCCGATTCATATCCGAGGGCAGAATTCTGAATCCGTCTACACCCAGCCGCGGCCGTCCGACAGATCCCACGCTCGAACCCCGGGTCTTTGCCGCAACCCGCGCCTTATATAAGGAGCTGGGCTGGACCGGACTGACCATGGATGGCGTGGCGCGCGCGGCGAAGGTCGGTAAGGCAGCGCTCTACAAGCGCTGGCCAAACAAGGGAGCCTTGATCGCGGACGCGCTGGACGATATGTCCCGCACGTTCCCGGATTTCACCAATACCGGATCCCTGCGGGGAGACCTGCTGGCCCTGTCCGTCGAAACCTTGCGTTTCTATGCCCAGGGCAATGGCCTCATCATCGCCCGATTCCGGATAGAGGCGAAACTTTTTCCAGAAGTATTGGGCAAGGCGGTTGCGGACTGGGAACGCCGCGACCGGGAATGCGGGCGAAAGATCATTTTGCAGGCCATGGAGCGAAATGAAATACCGAGAAGCGTGTCCCCCGCGCTGATACTCGACCTGGTTGCCGGCGCGCTGCTGAATCATTTCATGTACACCCCAGACGACAAAATGAAAATGCTTCAGAAAAACTGCGTGAGCTATGCCGAAACGATCGTCGACTTCGTTCTCCGCGGCGTGGGCTATCGCGCTGTCTTGCCTGAAAACAATCCGCCAGGCAACGCGTCCCGGAAGGCCTGA
- a CDS encoding thiolase C-terminal domain-containing protein, with product MSNKNMHGGNVAIVGASETNEIGVLPSKSVIALHAEAARNALRDAGLSPTDVDGIATAGLMPMEVSHYLGITPRWIDGTMVGGCSFLSHVRHAAAAIACGAANVVLITHGESGRSRVGALAWAINAAAPDGQFEAPYGAVAPYSTFTVPAMRFLHDRGMGPRDLAEVVVAQRKWASRNSRALRREIVTADEVLGAPVIAYPFTRDMCCVVTDGGGALVLTSAERAADLPSADRAVYLLGSGESAESRLVSQMEDVSSFQSFRRSSREAFETSGIGHDDVDHLMCYDAFAHLPLYMLEDLGFVGKGESGAFIADGNTLPSGKLPMNTNGGGLCYTHTGMYGMFAIQEAVRQLRGCAEAQVEQAQLSFVQGVGMFFAASASLILSASRP from the coding sequence ATGAGCAACAAGAATATGCATGGCGGCAACGTAGCCATTGTTGGCGCCTCAGAAACGAACGAAATTGGCGTTCTTCCTTCGAAGTCCGTCATAGCGCTCCATGCCGAAGCGGCGAGAAACGCCCTCCGCGACGCGGGCCTGTCCCCCACGGACGTCGACGGAATCGCAACGGCGGGGCTGATGCCGATGGAGGTCTCGCACTATCTGGGAATCACGCCCAGGTGGATCGATGGCACGATGGTCGGCGGATGCAGCTTCCTTTCGCATGTGCGGCATGCGGCCGCAGCCATTGCTTGCGGAGCCGCGAATGTCGTCCTCATCACCCACGGCGAATCCGGACGTTCAAGAGTCGGCGCGCTCGCCTGGGCCATCAATGCGGCGGCGCCGGATGGGCAATTCGAAGCGCCTTATGGCGCCGTGGCGCCTTACTCCACCTTTACCGTGCCCGCCATGCGATTCCTGCATGATCGCGGCATGGGACCGCGAGATCTCGCGGAAGTCGTGGTCGCGCAACGGAAATGGGCAAGCCGCAACTCGCGCGCCTTGCGCCGGGAGATCGTCACCGCCGACGAAGTGCTCGGCGCGCCAGTCATCGCCTACCCGTTCACGCGCGACATGTGCTGCGTTGTCACCGATGGCGGCGGCGCCCTGGTGTTGACCAGCGCCGAGCGCGCCGCGGACCTGCCTTCGGCAGACCGTGCCGTCTACTTGCTGGGTTCTGGCGAATCCGCCGAATCGCGGCTGGTTTCGCAAATGGAAGACGTAAGTTCGTTCCAGTCCTTCCGCAGGTCATCCAGGGAGGCATTTGAAACCAGCGGAATCGGCCACGACGATGTGGATCATCTGATGTGCTATGACGCGTTTGCGCACCTGCCGCTATACATGCTCGAGGATCTCGGATTCGTGGGCAAAGGCGAATCCGGCGCATTCATTGCGGACGGCAATACGCTGCCGTCGGGCAAGCTGCCCATGAACACCAATGGAGGAGGCCTCTGCTACACTCATACGGGCATGTATGGCATGTTTGCCATTCAAGAAGCAGTCCGTCAGTTGCGGGGCTGCGCCGAAGCTCAAGTTGAACAAGCGCAGCTTAGTTTTGTGCAAGGCGTGGGAATGTTTTTTGCCGCTTCGGCCAGTCTGATACTATCCGCCAGCCGACCCTGA
- a CDS encoding Zn-ribbon domain-containing OB-fold protein, with product MKPIPTPDTLPYWNAAKQGRLEIQQCNDCGKFFFYPGIFCRHCLSDAVHWKQVSGKAKLISYVINHRPIAGNEGASPIIALVELAEGPRMMTNIVGVVPTPESLVLDMDLVVDFVQRDGISLPVFQPEVISV from the coding sequence ATGAAGCCCATACCGACACCAGACACCCTTCCATACTGGAACGCTGCAAAACAAGGCCGGCTCGAAATTCAACAGTGCAATGACTGCGGAAAGTTCTTCTTCTATCCCGGGATTTTCTGCCGGCATTGCCTTTCCGACGCGGTCCACTGGAAGCAGGTTTCCGGAAAAGCAAAACTGATCTCCTACGTGATCAACCACCGGCCTATCGCTGGCAATGAGGGCGCGTCGCCCATCATCGCCCTGGTCGAACTGGCCGAAGGCCCGCGCATGATGACCAACATCGTAGGCGTCGTGCCCACGCCGGAAAGCCTGGTACTGGACATGGACCTCGTGGTGGATTTCGTGCAGCGCGATGGCATTTCGCTTCCCGTTTTTCAGCCCGAGGTAATCAGCGTATGA
- a CDS encoding MaoC family dehydratase N-terminal domain-containing protein yields MAEPTDIGTILSRGTATVERGRLKFFSKAIGEDNPIYSDESAARDAGYRGIPVPPTFLFCLNSEVSGSGNTLSILKLDLARILHAEQAFTYSKMVHADDVLQFETKVADVYDKKNGQLHFVVMETAVSDANGEAVAQLRCTLVERRNG; encoded by the coding sequence ATGGCTGAGCCGACTGATATCGGGACGATTCTGTCTCGCGGAACCGCGACGGTAGAAAGAGGGCGGTTGAAGTTCTTTTCAAAGGCGATCGGGGAGGACAATCCGATCTACTCCGATGAATCCGCGGCGCGCGACGCCGGGTACAGGGGTATTCCAGTTCCACCGACCTTCTTGTTCTGTCTCAATAGCGAGGTCTCGGGTAGCGGCAATACCCTCTCGATCTTGAAGCTGGACCTGGCGCGCATTCTGCATGCCGAGCAGGCGTTCACCTATAGCAAGATGGTCCATGCAGACGACGTCCTGCAGTTTGAAACCAAGGTGGCCGACGTATACGACAAGAAGAACGGCCAGCTTCATTTTGTCGTCATGGAGACTGCCGTGAGCGATGCCAATGGGGAGGCAGTGGCTCAGCTTCGCTGCACACTCGTCGAACGTAGAAACGGATAA
- a CDS encoding MaoC family dehydratase: MQRLDYSAISVGDEIALTDIPAITRTTLALYCGASGDHNPIHVDIDFARKADMPDVFAHGMLSAAYLGRLLTRLAPQEDIRSISVRFTGITNVGDQPRCMGRVIEKSAANGERLVTLSLGCQDQNGGQKLLGEAVVVAY, from the coding sequence GTGCAAAGACTTGATTATTCCGCCATCTCTGTCGGGGACGAGATCGCGCTGACGGATATTCCGGCCATCACCCGGACCACATTGGCGCTGTATTGCGGCGCATCCGGCGACCATAACCCGATTCATGTGGACATCGATTTCGCCCGAAAAGCCGACATGCCGGATGTATTCGCACACGGCATGCTTTCGGCGGCCTATCTGGGAAGATTGCTGACAAGGCTGGCGCCGCAGGAAGACATACGCAGCATATCGGTGAGATTCACCGGGATCACGAACGTAGGCGACCAGCCAAGGTGCATGGGCCGCGTGATCGAAAAGTCCGCGGCCAATGGAGAGAGGCTGGTCACGCTGAGCCTGGGCTGCCAGGATCAGAATGGCGGGCAGAAGTTGCTGGGCGAGGCGGTAGTCGTCGCCTATTGA
- a CDS encoding AMP-binding protein, whose translation MTFGGLLDEVNRLSNGLRARGLRRGDAVAVLLENRQAYFELALATGQLGLYMVPINWHLTVDEVAYILRDSDSRMLIASHGFAPGLAAVELPTLRFTVGGAEAGWGGFDELKADSRKPDQRSAGSWMSYTSGTTGRPRGVKRVLSDKSPEEMLDGQPDLLDLIGASHDPGCHLVFSPLYHSAPGAWAMSSLHRGHTVVCRNKFDAELVLRDIEKYRVSTVHMVPTHFVRLLRLENREKYDVSSLKCVVHAGAPCPIDVKHQMLDWFGPKIWEYLGSTEAGIYSVVGPEDWLRKPGTVGRAAPGTTLKIVDESGQELPAGEAGVIFSRNGMTDFAYHKDEEKTRSTHLADGYATSGDIGTLDEDGFLFILDRRNDLILSGGVNIYPAEIEGRLITHRSVKDVAVIGVHDPEWGQSVLAVIQPVDAGCDRAGLIQELAAHAAQSLAGYKCPRRYEFLDELPRSEAGKLQKNVLRDRYDTSKMEI comes from the coding sequence GTGACCTTTGGCGGGCTGCTCGACGAGGTCAACAGATTGTCGAATGGACTGCGCGCACGAGGCCTGCGCAGAGGCGATGCCGTCGCCGTGCTTCTTGAAAACCGCCAGGCATATTTCGAGCTTGCGCTGGCCACGGGGCAGCTCGGCTTGTACATGGTGCCGATCAATTGGCACCTCACTGTCGATGAGGTCGCCTATATCTTGCGCGATAGCGATTCAAGGATGCTGATCGCGTCGCATGGGTTCGCGCCTGGCCTTGCCGCGGTCGAATTGCCGACGTTGCGCTTTACCGTCGGCGGGGCCGAGGCTGGCTGGGGCGGTTTTGACGAATTGAAGGCGGACAGCCGCAAGCCCGATCAGCGCAGCGCAGGTTCGTGGATGAGCTATACATCGGGCACCACCGGCAGGCCCAGGGGTGTGAAGCGCGTACTCTCGGACAAGAGCCCGGAGGAGATGCTCGATGGTCAACCGGATCTACTTGATCTGATTGGCGCCAGTCACGACCCGGGTTGCCACCTGGTGTTTTCGCCCCTATATCATTCGGCGCCTGGAGCATGGGCGATGTCGTCCCTGCACCGCGGCCATACGGTTGTTTGCCGCAACAAGTTCGATGCTGAGCTCGTATTGCGCGATATTGAAAAGTATCGGGTCTCGACCGTGCATATGGTGCCGACGCATTTTGTCAGACTGCTGCGGCTCGAGAATCGCGAAAAGTACGATGTTTCCAGTTTGAAATGCGTCGTGCATGCCGGCGCGCCTTGCCCGATCGATGTCAAACACCAGATGCTGGATTGGTTCGGACCCAAGATCTGGGAATACCTTGGTTCGACAGAGGCAGGCATCTACTCGGTGGTGGGCCCGGAAGACTGGCTGAGAAAGCCGGGAACGGTGGGCCGTGCGGCGCCTGGAACAACACTCAAGATTGTCGATGAGAGCGGCCAGGAGTTGCCGGCTGGCGAAGCAGGCGTGATCTTTTCGCGCAACGGCATGACGGATTTCGCCTATCACAAGGACGAAGAAAAGACGCGATCGACTCATCTCGCCGATGGCTACGCGACCTCTGGCGATATCGGCACCCTCGATGAGGATGGCTTCCTGTTCATTCTCGATCGCCGCAATGATCTGATTCTGTCGGGGGGCGTGAATATCTATCCCGCTGAAATCGAAGGCCGCCTGATCACCCATCGATCGGTAAAGGATGTTGCGGTCATCGGCGTGCATGACCCCGAATGGGGGCAGAGCGTCCTGGCGGTAATACAGCCGGTCGACGCAGGCTGCGACCGGGCGGGCCTGATTCAAGAACTCGCGGCCCACGCGGCCCAATCCCTGGCTGGCTACAAATGCCCTCGACGGTATGAATTTCTCGATGAGCTGCCCCGCTCGGAGGCAGGGAAGCTGCAAAAGAATGTTCTTAGGGATCGTTACGACACATCCAAAATGGAGATTTGA
- a CDS encoding SDR family NAD(P)-dependent oxidoreductase: MGILKGRTAIITGAGQGIGAALALAFAREGANLVINDLGTGPDGTGGDDGPVHRVAEQINDLKGSAVADAGDIADVATGRRLVETAVAKFGKLDILVNVAGILRDRMIFNMTEADWDAVIRVHLKGHFSTVQPAAAYFRQQRNPEGNYRIINFTSASGLQGSPGQANYAAAKMGVVGLTYSLAQGLARYGVTANAIAPVAATRLTGTIPSDKAVGDADNGGIAALKPEHIAPIALYLASERSGWLSGRTLSAGGLDVGLYSNPEEIRQISSTSPWQFDQLSSMLEKSFKQVADGLPPSVFATQVASASAS; encoded by the coding sequence ATGGGAATCCTGAAAGGCCGTACTGCGATCATCACGGGAGCAGGACAGGGAATCGGCGCCGCTCTGGCCCTCGCGTTTGCGCGAGAGGGCGCGAATCTGGTCATCAACGATCTGGGAACCGGGCCGGACGGCACAGGCGGCGACGACGGCCCGGTGCATCGTGTCGCCGAACAGATCAACGATCTCAAAGGCAGCGCCGTGGCCGACGCCGGTGATATTGCCGACGTGGCAACCGGGCGGCGGCTGGTCGAGACGGCAGTGGCGAAGTTCGGGAAGCTCGATATCTTGGTCAATGTCGCGGGCATTCTTCGCGACCGGATGATCTTCAACATGACCGAAGCGGATTGGGATGCCGTCATCCGCGTGCACCTGAAGGGCCATTTCAGTACCGTTCAGCCGGCAGCGGCGTACTTTCGCCAGCAGCGCAACCCGGAAGGGAACTATCGCATCATCAACTTCACTTCGGCGTCGGGCCTGCAAGGGTCTCCCGGGCAGGCGAACTATGCCGCCGCCAAGATGGGAGTGGTGGGCCTGACATACTCGCTGGCGCAAGGGCTCGCGCGCTATGGGGTCACGGCCAACGCCATTGCTCCGGTGGCCGCGACCCGGCTGACCGGCACTATTCCCAGCGACAAGGCAGTGGGTGATGCGGACAATGGTGGAATAGCCGCGCTCAAGCCGGAGCACATTGCGCCGATCGCGCTATATCTTGCCAGCGAGCGTTCGGGCTGGCTTAGCGGGCGTACGCTGTCCGCCGGCGGCCTCGATGTCGGGCTGTACAGCAATCCGGAAGAGATCCGTCAGATCAGCTCCACGAGCCCGTGGCAGTTCGATCAGTTGTCTTCAATGTTGGAAAAGTCATTCAAGCAGGTTGCCGATGGCTTGCCGCCCAGCGTGTTCGCCACACAGGTTGCCAGCGCATCCGCCAGCTAG
- a CDS encoding DNA internalization-related competence protein ComEC/Rec2, producing the protein MAFVAGAGLVQLWPRLPGAGAAWSLAGACLLAAVVGLRRRHCAARRLAVLMLGLCAGLLDASLQAQFRLDDALSDEHQDAVSRLALRVASLPDGDERSRRFLAELDEPATPGIPSRIQVTWQAPPGPQAVLPELKPGQVWRMALVLRRPRGLLNPAGPDVEGRMFAQGIRAVGTVRGQPRLLADRPWATPGIAIERARHRVREGLRSALGEHRYAPVMIALAIGDQAGVAREDWLLFNRSGITHLVSISGMHVTSIAGIAGLLVAALWRRGRWRGAGLAEHVPARVAGGAAAALVALLYCLLAGWGVPARRTFFMLSVVLAATVSRLPLSGGRVLACAAAVVVALDPWAPVSAGFWLSFGAVAVLLRIADAPVDREASWRRRCAARLAQAARLQLMVTVGLTPLLAFLVHQVSLGSPLANAVAIPVVTFVVTPLALLCAALSVLPGAQGLAAHAGQWGLQAFDLTMAPVSWVGSASWASVPVAAAPWPWLLLAVAGMAWALQVRGWPGRHLGWICMVPLLFWRPDRPEPGHWRMSAVDVGQGSAILVETATQTLLFDAGPRHYGGSDAGERVVAPFLLARGIRQLDVLVLSHADLDHVGGLRAVLAAVPSSRSFASFDLAAFLRRDIRMWPEAGSAAPPLPKDLGRCLRGQGWEADGVAFTFLNPADASGKNGQGRNADSCVLLVQGTSHALLLTGDVGVAQESVLAQTLPRVDVVMAPHHGSASSSGRDLVDASAAGHVIAQAGHLNRFRHPARAVELRWTRAGAAFWRSDRDGAVMARSDARGLEVWAERERGRRYWHGR; encoded by the coding sequence GTGGCGTTCGTGGCGGGCGCCGGGCTGGTCCAGCTATGGCCGCGGCTTCCAGGAGCCGGGGCTGCATGGTCGCTGGCCGGGGCGTGCCTGCTTGCGGCCGTTGTCGGCCTGCGCCGGCGGCATTGCGCGGCGCGCAGGCTCGCGGTCCTGATGCTGGGCCTGTGCGCGGGCTTGCTTGATGCCAGCCTGCAAGCGCAGTTCCGGCTGGACGACGCGCTGTCGGACGAGCATCAGGACGCCGTGTCGCGCCTGGCGCTGCGCGTGGCTAGCTTGCCCGACGGCGACGAGCGCAGCCGGCGCTTTCTGGCCGAACTGGACGAGCCCGCGACACCCGGCATCCCCTCGCGCATCCAGGTCACCTGGCAGGCGCCGCCCGGCCCGCAGGCCGTGCTTCCCGAACTCAAGCCCGGCCAGGTCTGGCGCATGGCGCTGGTGCTGCGGCGTCCGCGCGGTTTGCTGAATCCCGCCGGGCCAGATGTGGAAGGGCGCATGTTCGCGCAAGGGATACGCGCGGTCGGCACGGTGCGCGGGCAGCCGCGGCTGCTGGCGGACCGGCCCTGGGCGACGCCGGGCATTGCGATCGAGCGGGCGCGCCACCGGGTGCGGGAGGGCTTGCGTTCGGCCTTGGGGGAGCATCGCTATGCGCCGGTGATGATCGCCCTGGCCATCGGCGATCAGGCCGGCGTGGCGCGCGAGGATTGGCTGTTGTTCAACCGCAGCGGCATTACGCATCTGGTGTCGATCAGCGGCATGCATGTGACCTCGATAGCGGGCATCGCCGGACTGCTGGTGGCGGCGCTGTGGCGCCGTGGACGCTGGCGCGGCGCGGGGCTGGCCGAGCATGTGCCGGCGCGCGTGGCGGGCGGGGCGGCGGCCGCGCTGGTTGCGCTGCTGTATTGCCTGCTGGCCGGCTGGGGCGTGCCCGCGCGCCGCACGTTCTTCATGTTGTCGGTGGTGCTGGCCGCCACGGTGTCGCGCCTGCCGCTGTCGGGCGGCCGGGTACTGGCCTGCGCGGCCGCGGTGGTGGTGGCGCTGGATCCGTGGGCACCGGTATCGGCGGGATTCTGGTTGTCGTTCGGCGCGGTGGCGGTGCTGTTGCGCATCGCGGATGCGCCGGTTGACCGCGAGGCCAGTTGGCGCCGGCGTTGCGCGGCCAGGCTGGCACAGGCGGCACGCCTGCAACTGATGGTGACCGTGGGCCTGACGCCCTTGCTGGCCTTTCTGGTGCACCAGGTATCGCTGGGATCGCCGCTGGCCAATGCGGTGGCGATTCCCGTCGTGACTTTCGTCGTGACGCCGCTGGCCTTGCTGTGCGCGGCCCTGTCGGTGTTGCCGGGAGCGCAGGGGTTGGCCGCGCATGCCGGCCAGTGGGGGTTACAGGCGTTCGACCTGACCATGGCGCCCGTATCCTGGGTAGGCAGCGCGTCCTGGGCCAGCGTGCCGGTTGCGGCAGCGCCATGGCCATGGCTGCTGTTGGCCGTTGCGGGCATGGCGTGGGCGTTGCAGGTACGCGGATGGCCAGGCAGGCATCTGGGATGGATCTGCATGGTGCCGCTGCTGTTCTGGCGGCCCGACCGGCCCGAGCCGGGACACTGGCGCATGAGCGCAGTGGACGTGGGACAAGGCAGCGCCATCCTGGTGGAGACAGCCACCCAGACCCTGTTGTTCGATGCCGGACCGCGTCATTACGGCGGCAGCGACGCGGGTGAACGCGTCGTCGCGCCGTTTCTGCTGGCGCGCGGCATCCGGCAGCTGGACGTGCTGGTGCTGTCGCATGCCGACCTGGATCACGTGGGCGGACTGCGGGCGGTGCTGGCGGCGGTACCGTCATCGCGCAGCTTTGCCTCGTTCGATCTGGCCGCGTTTCTGCGCCGCGACATCCGGATGTGGCCGGAGGCCGGCAGCGCCGCGCCGCCGCTGCCCAAGGATCTGGGGCGTTGCCTGCGGGGCCAGGGTTGGGAAGCCGATGGCGTGGCGTTCACCTTCCTGAATCCGGCGGATGCCAGTGGCAAGAACGGGCAGGGCCGCAATGCCGATAGCTGCGTGTTGCTGGTGCAGGGAACGTCGCATGCGCTGCTGCTCACGGGTGATGTGGGCGTGGCTCAGGAAAGCGTGCTGGCCCAGACATTGCCGCGGGTCGACGTGGTGATGGCGCCGCATCACGGCTCGGCCTCGTCCTCGGGCAGGGATCTGGTGGACGCGTCCGCCGCCGGCCATGTGATCGCGCAGGCGGGGCACCTGAACCGTTTCCGCCATCCGGCCCGCGCGGTGGAACTGCGGTGGACGCGCGCCGGCGCGGCGTTCTGGCGCAGCGACCGCGATGGCGCGGTGATGGCGAGGTCAGACGCCCGGGGCCTGGAGGTCTGGGCAGAGCGGGAGCGCGGGCGGCGGTATTGGCATGGGCGCTGA
- a CDS encoding Bug family tripartite tricarboxylate transporter substrate binding protein, producing MLRITPILCAVLAAAAFAAPAAAQDYPSRAITVIVPFAPGGTSDTLGRLVATSLSKQLGQTVVVENSGGAGGLIGMQKLQKSAPDGYTLAFNNMSLAILPHLHPKAKYDPQKELAPIGIVATVPMVLSVSNKSGIQDLPAMLKRIRDVNAVKLNLGSSGPGSTAHLAEAMFLHFADARGELIPYRGTGPALTDLMSGMIDGVIDQTVTMLPLHQDKRVKAIAVTGTARLAQSPDIPTFAEGGLPEFDLAIWNGLVAPAGTPQPVVDKLAAALSQAIDTPEFKTRLEQLAAQAPAAQERGPVAFSDLLKRDSERVSSLVKSANLLGAN from the coding sequence ATGCTACGCATCACCCCCATCCTGTGCGCCGTCCTGGCCGCAGCTGCCTTTGCCGCTCCCGCCGCCGCCCAGGACTATCCCAGCCGCGCCATCACGGTCATCGTGCCCTTCGCGCCCGGCGGCACCAGCGACACGCTGGGCCGCCTGGTGGCCACGTCGCTGTCCAAACAACTGGGCCAGACGGTGGTCGTCGAAAACTCCGGCGGAGCCGGCGGCCTTATCGGCATGCAGAAGCTGCAGAAGAGCGCACCGGACGGCTACACCCTGGCCTTCAACAACATGTCCCTGGCGATCCTGCCGCATCTGCATCCCAAGGCCAAGTACGATCCGCAAAAGGAATTGGCGCCCATCGGTATCGTCGCGACCGTGCCCATGGTGCTGTCGGTCAGCAACAAGAGCGGCATCCAGGATCTGCCCGCCATGCTCAAGCGCATCCGCGACGTGAACGCGGTCAAGCTCAACCTGGGCTCCAGCGGCCCGGGCAGCACGGCGCATCTGGCCGAGGCCATGTTCCTGCACTTCGCCGACGCGCGCGGCGAGCTCATCCCCTACCGCGGCACAGGCCCGGCGCTGACCGACTTGATGAGCGGCATGATTGATGGGGTCATCGACCAGACCGTGACCATGCTGCCCCTGCATCAGGACAAGCGCGTCAAGGCCATTGCCGTGACCGGAACCGCGCGCCTGGCGCAAAGTCCGGACATCCCCACCTTTGCCGAGGGTGGATTGCCCGAATTCGACCTGGCCATCTGGAACGGTCTGGTGGCGCCCGCCGGCACGCCGCAGCCTGTCGTCGACAAACTGGCCGCCGCCCTGTCGCAGGCCATAGACACTCCCGAGTTCAAGACCCGCCTGGAACAATTGGCGGCACAGGCGCCCGCCGCCCAGGAACGCGGTCCCGTCGCATTCTCCGACCTGCTCAAACGCGACTCGGAGCGCGTGTCCTCGCTGGTCAAGAGCGCGAACCTGCTAGGCGCCAACTGA
- a CDS encoding isocitrate/isopropylmalate dehydrogenase family protein, whose product MAKYEIATIDGDGIGPEVCQSAITVLKEACGAGLLSFSSYDGGADHYVRSGQVLPDDTYAACKAADAILHGAAGMPGVTYPDGTEVGNDLHLRLRFRLDLYANVRPIRLYQGVDSPLKHFKPGQIDYVIVRENTEGLYASRGGGIVLRDEVATDTIVVTRKGIERVARFSFELARQRSGAPRDGKRRVTVCDKANILRTYAFFRAVCDDVAASYPDVEIDYAYADAITVHMLKRPDFYDVIVAENMFGDIISDLGAATIGGMGLSASAELGDTHGLFQGAHGSAPDIAGQNAASPLATILSGALMLRWLGDKHADAALSESAQRIERAVEQVLAKGDHVPRDLGGTASCTDMTQAVCRALSR is encoded by the coding sequence ATGGCTAAGTATGAAATTGCGACCATCGACGGCGATGGCATCGGTCCGGAGGTCTGCCAATCGGCAATCACCGTGCTGAAGGAAGCCTGCGGCGCCGGCCTGCTCTCATTCAGCAGCTACGACGGCGGCGCCGACCACTACGTCAGGTCGGGCCAGGTTCTGCCCGACGACACCTACGCGGCCTGCAAGGCGGCCGACGCCATCCTGCACGGCGCGGCGGGCATGCCCGGCGTGACCTACCCCGATGGCACCGAAGTCGGAAACGACCTGCATCTGCGCCTGCGCTTCCGGCTGGACCTGTACGCCAACGTGCGCCCGATCCGCCTTTACCAAGGCGTCGATTCGCCGCTCAAGCATTTCAAGCCGGGACAGATCGACTACGTCATCGTGCGCGAGAACACCGAAGGCCTTTACGCCAGCCGCGGCGGCGGGATCGTGCTGCGCGATGAAGTGGCCACCGACACCATCGTCGTCACCCGCAAGGGCATCGAACGGGTCGCCCGCTTTTCCTTTGAGCTGGCCCGCCAGCGCTCAGGCGCGCCGCGCGACGGCAAGCGCCGCGTCACGGTATGCGACAAGGCCAACATCCTGCGGACCTACGCCTTCTTCCGCGCGGTCTGCGACGACGTGGCCGCCAGCTACCCCGACGTCGAAATCGATTACGCCTATGCCGACGCCATCACGGTGCACATGCTCAAGCGGCCGGACTTCTATGACGTGATCGTGGCGGAAAACATGTTCGGCGACATCATCTCCGACCTGGGCGCCGCCACGATAGGCGGCATGGGCCTGTCGGCTTCCGCCGAACTGGGCGATACCCACGGGCTCTTCCAGGGCGCGCACGGTTCCGCGCCCGACATCGCCGGCCAGAACGCCGCCAGTCCGCTGGCCACCATCCTGTCGGGCGCGCTCATGCTGCGCTGGCTGGGCGACAAGCATGCCGATGCCGCGCTCTCCGAATCCGCGCAACGCATCGAGCGCGCGGTCGAGCAAGTGCTTGCCAAAGGCGACCACGTGCCGCGCGACCTGGGCGGCACGGCAAGCTGCACCGACATGACCCAGGCCGTCTGCCGCGCGTTGTCGCGCTGA